Proteins found in one Sporosarcina sp. FSL K6-3457 genomic segment:
- a CDS encoding S-layer homology domain-containing protein — MFRNRKMKGSLKIGLVAVVLSVFSFGIMSMSVQANPINQSFTDVHNEFWAKDEVTQLVDLGVINGYPDKQFRPGLEVSRAQAANLMTNALQLPYTAYKPIYKDVNAKSSHAKGVIATTDAGIFTGNPDGTFGVGDVLTREQMATAIVRAFKLQDTGEEIHFKDDAEISEEHKYGVKVLAQHDITSGKEDGTFDPKGAVNRASFVVFMHRAMILTEMIDQLPATVFIPPTTFGQYEPIRYEQQFVEVPISTAAKTYLRSNYTMQFAGEKTVQHSHAKDIVYTYSVVGLSPAKVTLTKRELPNGDYFLFTELRNPQRMPITVDIIQTEVGLEKVVLHEYSRFPIKKNVDETFGFDITTYPTGILEKIDVNGKTAQRMIGKAYRSAELYQKYPTGAESHTRELLLENEAFSGARLGETQLSIYRLQSRGFDVVDQWLLSSAERLFEDRKHLDAWMLESAVNYKKRNKWYTAQGPYNKMATTVEPMPKSGRGYGRNLLLVKEDRVMALYSQTNQRYYESLLYNSFANLDIFRGEATYWETEVTSTYLKTLYDMTAPFVDTRFNEQIALFLYNSGKVFNHTDYNVGLKNYANLLVSQKEKGNIIQVDSESYYISDYFPLAQEVKTHTSMNHLLGGMNILLKAYQEFNDPVYLNTAISIQTAIEKDKAKWIRPDGDIWYKISPEYEFIGRDYVHLTLEDLINAYELWSEIDPARLPIFEEMIYSKADYLNQNALGYTTKIKNGLERIGLLDLLPAGSEHTDAL, encoded by the coding sequence ATGTTTCGCAATAGAAAAATGAAGGGCTCACTGAAAATTGGTTTAGTAGCCGTTGTTCTTTCAGTGTTTAGTTTTGGTATCATGAGTATGAGTGTCCAGGCGAATCCGATAAATCAAAGCTTTACAGACGTACATAATGAATTTTGGGCAAAAGATGAAGTGACACAACTTGTCGATTTGGGCGTTATTAACGGTTACCCGGACAAGCAGTTCAGACCTGGTTTAGAAGTATCACGAGCGCAGGCAGCTAATTTGATGACCAATGCCTTGCAGTTGCCGTATACAGCTTACAAACCGATTTATAAAGATGTGAATGCGAAATCATCCCATGCGAAAGGTGTTATTGCGACAACGGATGCAGGGATTTTTACAGGGAATCCGGATGGTACATTCGGTGTTGGTGATGTGCTGACGCGTGAGCAAATGGCAACGGCTATTGTTCGGGCTTTCAAGTTACAAGATACAGGAGAAGAAATTCATTTTAAAGATGATGCAGAAATTAGTGAAGAGCATAAGTACGGCGTGAAAGTACTTGCACAACATGATATTACAAGTGGGAAAGAAGACGGGACGTTCGATCCAAAAGGGGCTGTGAATCGTGCCTCGTTCGTGGTCTTTATGCATCGTGCGATGATTCTGACCGAGATGATTGACCAATTACCAGCGACGGTTTTCATTCCGCCTACGACATTTGGGCAGTATGAGCCAATTCGCTATGAACAGCAGTTTGTAGAAGTACCGATTTCAACAGCTGCTAAAACTTATCTACGGTCGAATTATACAATGCAATTTGCAGGAGAGAAAACGGTGCAACATTCGCATGCCAAAGATATTGTCTATACGTATAGTGTGGTCGGTTTGTCACCTGCAAAGGTAACGTTAACGAAGAGAGAACTGCCGAATGGCGACTATTTTTTATTTACTGAACTAAGAAACCCTCAGCGTATGCCGATTACGGTTGATATCATTCAGACGGAGGTTGGTTTGGAGAAAGTCGTTCTCCATGAATATAGCCGATTCCCAATCAAAAAAAATGTCGATGAGACGTTTGGCTTTGACATTACAACGTATCCAACAGGAATCTTAGAGAAAATAGATGTTAACGGTAAAACAGCCCAACGAATGATTGGAAAGGCGTACCGTTCAGCAGAGTTATACCAGAAATATCCGACAGGTGCAGAAAGTCACACTAGGGAATTGTTGCTGGAAAACGAAGCATTTAGTGGTGCGCGACTTGGGGAAACACAGCTGTCGATTTACCGATTGCAGTCAAGAGGTTTTGACGTAGTCGATCAGTGGCTGCTGTCTTCGGCGGAACGATTATTTGAAGATCGAAAGCATTTGGATGCGTGGATGTTAGAGTCAGCAGTGAATTATAAAAAACGCAATAAGTGGTATACAGCACAAGGCCCATATAATAAAATGGCGACAACTGTTGAGCCAATGCCGAAGTCGGGAAGAGGGTATGGTCGCAACCTGTTACTTGTGAAAGAGGACAGAGTTATGGCGCTTTATTCGCAAACGAATCAACGGTATTATGAAAGCCTATTGTATAATTCGTTTGCCAATCTAGATATTTTTAGAGGAGAAGCGACGTATTGGGAAACGGAAGTGACGAGTACGTACTTGAAAACCTTGTATGATATGACGGCGCCGTTTGTCGATACAAGGTTTAACGAGCAGATTGCTTTGTTTTTGTATAATAGTGGGAAAGTATTTAATCATACGGATTATAATGTTGGATTGAAAAACTACGCTAACTTACTTGTGTCACAGAAGGAAAAAGGAAATATCATCCAAGTAGATAGTGAGTCCTATTATATATCGGACTATTTCCCATTAGCACAAGAGGTGAAGACGCATACGTCCATGAACCATTTACTCGGTGGGATGAACATTTTGCTGAAGGCGTATCAAGAATTTAATGATCCAGTGTACTTGAATACGGCGATTAGTATTCAGACAGCGATTGAAAAAGACAAGGCGAAGTGGATCCGTCCAGATGGTGACATTTGGTATAAGATTTCACCTGAATATGAATTTATCGGACGCGATTATGTCCACTTGACTTTGGAGGATTTAATTAATGCCTATGAATTATGGTCTGAGATTGACCCGGCGAGACTTCCGATATTTGAAGAAATGATCTATTCAAAAGCCGATTATTTGAATCAAAACGCTTTAGGTTATACGACGAAGATTAAGAACGGTCTTGAACGTATTGGTCTGTTAGATTTACTGCCAGCAGGTTCTGAGCATACAGACGCTTTGTGA
- a CDS encoding glycosyltransferase family 2 protein — MITISLCMIVKNEEKVIGRCLESVSRLVDEIIIVDTGSSDRTKDIVKNYTDRVVDFQWIDDFAAARNFSFQQATKDYILWLDADDIFTKEDQEKFTSLKQSLSPSTDAVSLNYHLSFDEEGNVTSLLRRYRLVKREKNFQWIGVVHEFLSVSGNLVDGDAAVTHSPLSHDRERNLRIYRKLIDSGETLSPRDTFYYANELMDHSLFEEASNYYKKFLDSKLGWIEDEIRACLKLANCYFELNDKESALHATLQTLIYDVPRPETCCRLGYYFMEQGKNEAAIHWYHQALLYEVDQHLSFQNIAFSTWVPHLQLCVLYDRLKQYDKAYHHNELARKYKPMDDRIVGNKKYLEDILKKVNIKSI, encoded by the coding sequence ATGATAACGATAAGTTTATGCATGATTGTTAAAAATGAAGAAAAGGTCATTGGAAGGTGCTTAGAGTCAGTTAGCAGGCTAGTAGATGAGATTATTATTGTAGATACGGGGTCCAGTGACCGCACAAAAGACATTGTGAAAAACTATACGGACCGCGTTGTTGATTTTCAGTGGATTGATGATTTTGCAGCAGCACGCAATTTTTCATTTCAACAAGCTACGAAGGACTACATTCTTTGGCTGGATGCTGACGATATCTTTACAAAGGAAGATCAGGAGAAGTTCACATCGCTGAAACAGTCATTGTCTCCTTCAACCGATGCCGTTTCATTGAACTACCATTTAAGTTTTGATGAGGAGGGAAATGTAACTTCTCTATTGAGAAGATATCGCTTAGTTAAAAGAGAAAAGAATTTTCAGTGGATTGGAGTAGTACATGAGTTTCTTTCTGTGTCAGGAAATCTAGTTGATGGTGATGCCGCTGTCACCCACTCCCCTTTAAGCCATGATCGCGAGCGTAATCTTAGAATTTATCGCAAGTTGATTGATTCAGGAGAGACACTTTCCCCACGAGATACATTCTATTATGCCAATGAATTAATGGATCATAGTCTTTTTGAAGAAGCCAGCAATTATTATAAGAAGTTTCTAGATTCAAAGTTAGGCTGGATTGAAGATGAAATTCGAGCATGCTTGAAGCTTGCCAATTGTTATTTCGAATTAAATGATAAAGAAAGTGCATTGCACGCAACCTTACAAACCCTTATCTATGATGTTCCACGGCCCGAAACCTGTTGTCGACTCGGTTATTACTTTATGGAGCAAGGTAAAAATGAAGCTGCTATTCACTGGTATCATCAAGCGTTGCTTTATGAAGTGGACCAACATCTAAGTTTTCAAAACATCGCATTTTCTACTTGGGTACCTCATCTTCAATTATGTGTCCTCTATGATCGATTGAAGCAATATGATAAAGCCTATCATCATAACGAGTTAGCCCGGAAGTATAAACCAATGGACGACAGGATCGTAGGTAATAAAAAGTATTTGGAGGATATATTGAAGAAGGTAAATATTAAGTCGATATGA